ATGGACGCCAAGACTGTGAAGCAGTGGGCCCCCTACGGGCTGGCTTGAGGAGCACTTTATAAATGGCACGTGTTAAGCGGGGCGTAACGACGCACGCCCGTCACAAGAAAGTTCTCAAGCTCTCCAAGGGCTTCCGTGGACGTTCCTCCACGAACTATCGCATTGCGATGGAGCGTCTCGAAAAGTCGCTTCAGTACGCCTACCGCGATCGTCGTAACAAGAAGCGCGAATTCCGCGCCCTGTGGATCCAGCGTATCAACGCTGCCGTTCGCGAGCATGGCCTGACCTACAGCCGTTTCATCAACGGTCTGGACAAGGCTGGCATCGAGATCGACCGTAAGGTTCTGGCAGCCATCGCATTCGATGACGCCGCCACTTTCGGTGAAATCGTAAAGAAGGCTCAGGCTGCTCTCGCTGCCTGACTGCCGCCTTCAAAGACGCCATAAGAAAGCCGCCTCTCCGGGCGGCTTTTTTTATGGCATTCTTCAGATGCGCTGACTTTGCAATCTTCCAGAAACAGGCCCGATCCGGGCTCGGCTCCAGGCGAACCGGAGCATGGGAGCCCCATTCTCATTTTTAGAACTATAGCCGGGCAGGCCACGTGCTGTTCATCAGGCTCTTTTACGGCCCACAAGGCGCTGCATCGCACAGCGGCTACCGTGGAGAAAACCATGTCGGCTTTCTTCTTCCAGAATCGCCTTAAGCCCATTGTCCAGTTCATTTCCAGCAAGCACGACGAACCCCTTTCTGGCGTAAAAGGGCGCATTCCAGGGCACATCGCAAAATGTCGTCAGAGTGATTGCTGTCAGATGATTCTTCTCGGCCCACACTGCAAGTGTCTCAAGAAGAGCTGCTCCAATACCGTTGCCCTGCATGCACTCCACAACTGACATTTCCATAATATGCATGCGCACGCCTTCCCTACGGGTGCTCAGAAACGCCACCGGATTGCCTGTCTCATCAACTGCGACCCAGCATGTCTCCGCAGCGATACAGGCCTCATGCCTTTTTTCTGATATGGGTTCGTCATCAGCAATCCATGCAAGAGACGGAATATTGCGGAAGGCCTGAGCGGCGGACCTCTCGATATCAGGCAGCAGAGCAGCGTCTGCATGTCGAGCCTTGCGAATACTGAAAGAGAGTGTGGGCTTTACCAGTCTCACGATCGCTTCTGTCCTGATACTCCGTGTCCGTTTCCCACCCTGGCGACGCGGAGTCAGTGTGCCTCAACTGAAAATATTGATGGAGGAGTCAGTGTCTCCAACAGTCGCGCGCAGGCCGCAAATGCGCTGTGTGCTAGCCGGATGAACGTCTAAGCACACATCCATTCAGGAACTGATTGAAAGAACATATGTTATCTCGTGATGGCGCAGGGGAATCGCCGGTCTTCCGGCCGAAGCCGACACGATCATAAAAAATCCCATCGCAACATTTAAGCGGCAGGAATCTCTACCGGCCGGTTATCCTCACCCACCGCCACAAACACGAACTTTCCATGTGTCACCAGTTGCCGCTCACTGGACTGCCGCACACGCCGCCACGCCTGCACCCCAATCGTCATGGACGTGCGGCCGACCTTGAGAATGTCCGTATAGACCGACAGTTCATCGCCCACCGCCATCGGCGCAAGGAAGGAGACGCCGTCAATGGCGACTGTCACCGTTTTTGAACCAGCCCGCATGCCCGCCGCCGAGCCGGCCGCCAGATCCATCTGGGACATCACCCACCCGCCAAAAACATCCCCTGCGGCGTTGGTATTGCTCGGCATGGCGATGACACGGATGGTCAGTTCACCCGATGGCTCTTTGATCTCGTTTGACAGCATGGACGTCCTCACTTTCGCCTGGCGTAGCGATATCGAGAATGAGCGAAAAGGATGCCGTCGGCAACTGACGTCCTCGTTGGTTGCGCTCTGTTAGGGGCCGTAAAGCGCTTCAGGTGTAACGAGGGGATCCGAAATCGTCTTCAGCCCTTCCGGCCCGAACTGCCGGTAGAAACAGCTCCGCCGTCCTGTGTGACAGGCCACACCTGTCTGATCCACCAGCAGCAGGATCGCATCGCCATCGCAGTCAAGCCGTGCTTCGATCAGTTTCTGCACCTGACCGGATGTCTCGCCCTTGCGCCACAGCGCCTTGCGGCTGCGCGACCAGTAACAGACCTGCCCTGTCAGCAATGTTTCCCTGAGCGCATCGCGGTTGAGCCATGCGACCATCAGCACTTCACCGCTGTCATGCTGTTGCGCAATGCCGCAGACAAGACCGGACGCATCAAACGCAACACGTTCCAGTTCACTTTCCACGGATTCAGCCGTCGGGCGGATGGTTTCCTGTTGAGCGGTTTTCACGGTGATACTTCCCCCAGACCAGCGGCCTGACTGTTTTTCTCTGCTGCCTGCACGGTCGCAAACCATGTGGGCACGCGCGGCACAATCCGGTGGCCTTCCGCTTCCAGATGAAGGTCTACAGAGTCGGGCTTCAGAAACGCCAGACCGCAATGGTCGTGACTGGAGCGGATCTGCCCGATTTCACGGCCGTCGGCGGTCACAGCCGTTCCCGGCGCAGGCAGAACGGCTTCGGACGCGACAGGCACCAGCCGCCGCTTGACGAGACCACGGTAGTGGGTCCGCGCTGTCATCTCCTGCCCCATGTAGCAGCCCTTGGTCCATGAAACGCCGTTGAGCAGATCGAAATTGGCCTCCAGAAGAAGAGTCTTTTCAGCCTCACAGTCCCGGACACCATCAGGCAATCCGAGCACGAGACGGTGCAGGTCATATGTCGCAGCATCCGCTTTCGCGGCGGCTGACGGTTCCAGCATGAGGAGACGCCATCCCGCTTCCGGGAGGCGCGGGTCCGGCACGACAATCGCGTTTTCCACGGTCGCGACATCAGGCAGGCCACCCCATGCCGCATGAACGACAAGGCGGGTTTCCTGAATGCTCACGTCGGAGCGAAGACGGAATCTTGAAAGCGTTGCAACCAGCATGGCGCTCTGCGATGAGGCGCAGTCGATCAGGAGACAGGGCTCGTCAGGATCAGCGATAATGAAGAAATCGGCTTTCCAGCGTCCCTGCGGTGTGAGCAGAGCGGCCCATACGGCCTTGCCCGGTTCCACAGTTTCTACATCGTTGGACACCAGTCCCTGAAGGAACCTGACGCGGTCCTCACCTCTGACGGCTATCACCGCCCGGTCAGTCAGGTGAGTAAAATAAGTCATTGTCTATCTCCCGGAGGTCTGTGACCTCGTCGTTCCTGTAGAGGCGTCCGGAAGATTGGTCTTCACCCCACTCCATACAAGTGACAAGTTCTACATTTTCAGGAAAGGAATCTCACTTTCCTATTAGTGACACTCTAAATTTCCTCGCGAATGGGTCTGCTTCTCTCGCTGGCGGTCTTCAACTGCCCGCAGGCCGCCAGAATATCACGTCCACGCGGCGTACGGATCGGCGAGGCAAAACCGGCATCCATGACGATCTGGGCAAATTTCGCCTGCTGCTCGCGGGTTGAAGGCTTATAGTCACTGCCGGGCCAGATGTTGAACGGGATCAGGTTCACCTTGGCCGGAATACCACGAATCAGGCGCACCAGTTCGCGGGCGTCGGCCTCGCTGTCATTG
The Acetobacter aceti genome window above contains:
- the rplT gene encoding 50S ribosomal protein L20, giving the protein MARVKRGVTTHARHKKVLKLSKGFRGRSSTNYRIAMERLEKSLQYAYRDRRNKKREFRALWIQRINAAVREHGLTYSRFINGLDKAGIEIDRKVLAAIAFDDAATFGEIVKKAQAALAA
- a CDS encoding GNAT family N-acetyltransferase produces the protein MRLVKPTLSFSIRKARHADAALLPDIERSAAQAFRNIPSLAWIADDEPISEKRHEACIAAETCWVAVDETGNPVAFLSTRREGVRMHIMEMSVVECMQGNGIGAALLETLAVWAEKNHLTAITLTTFCDVPWNAPFYARKGFVVLAGNELDNGLKAILEEESRHGFLHGSRCAMQRLVGRKRA
- a CDS encoding folate-binding protein YgfZ; the encoded protein is MTYFTHLTDRAVIAVRGEDRVRFLQGLVSNDVETVEPGKAVWAALLTPQGRWKADFFIIADPDEPCLLIDCASSQSAMLVATLSRFRLRSDVSIQETRLVVHAAWGGLPDVATVENAIVVPDPRLPEAGWRLLMLEPSAAAKADAATYDLHRLVLGLPDGVRDCEAEKTLLLEANFDLLNGVSWTKGCYMGQEMTARTHYRGLVKRRLVPVASEAVLPAPGTAVTADGREIGQIRSSHDHCGLAFLKPDSVDLHLEAEGHRIVPRVPTWFATVQAAEKNSQAAGLGEVSP
- a CDS encoding acyl-CoA thioesterase, with amino-acid sequence MLSNEIKEPSGELTIRVIAMPSNTNAAGDVFGGWVMSQMDLAAGSAAGMRAGSKTVTVAIDGVSFLAPMAVGDELSVYTDILKVGRTSMTIGVQAWRRVRQSSERQLVTHGKFVFVAVGEDNRPVEIPAA
- the hisI gene encoding phosphoribosyl-AMP cyclohydrolase, giving the protein MRPTAESVESELERVAFDASGLVCGIAQQHDSGEVLMVAWLNRDALRETLLTGQVCYWSRSRKALWRKGETSGQVQKLIEARLDCDGDAILLLVDQTGVACHTGRRSCFYRQFGPEGLKTISDPLVTPEALYGP